From Gimesia panareensis, the proteins below share one genomic window:
- a CDS encoding IS256 family transposase, with the protein MAHQQQSNNILDAVQLLADHGFDEMSQALQILFNEAMKLERSEYLGAEPYQRSVTRRSYANGFQAEINSKVASESWNCRCPRHATATFIPLHWSAANGVERALKLAIAEMYVQGVSTRKVAKITTELCGFDVTSTQVSRAAKLLDEELETWRNRPLGQVEYLILDARYEKVRVEGSVRDCAVLIAIGVLASGHRSVLGVSVSLSEAEVHWREFLGSLNQRGLHGVKLIVSDAHEGLKAARQNMLAGTPWQRCQFHLMQNAMQYVPKVHLRKQVSEELRNIFNARDLDDALNELKRFVSTHEKTAPKLASWAEENIPEGLTVFTIPAGHRKRMRTTNMLERQNKELKRRTRVAGLFPNEESLLRLVTAVLVELSDDWETGMRYLTI; encoded by the coding sequence ATGGCCCACCAACAACAATCTAACAACATTCTCGACGCTGTCCAGCTCCTGGCCGATCATGGATTCGATGAAATGTCGCAAGCACTCCAGATCCTGTTCAACGAAGCGATGAAGCTGGAACGTTCCGAATACCTCGGTGCCGAACCGTATCAACGCAGCGTAACGCGCCGTTCTTATGCCAACGGGTTTCAAGCCGAAATCAATTCCAAAGTCGCCTCGGAAAGCTGGAACTGCAGGTGCCCCAGACACGCGACGGCGACTTTTATCCCTCTGCACTGGAGCGCGGCGAACGGAGTTGAACGCGCACTGAAGCTGGCAATCGCTGAAATGTATGTTCAAGGCGTCTCTACCCGTAAGGTCGCCAAAATCACCACCGAACTCTGTGGCTTTGATGTCACCAGTACACAGGTCAGTCGGGCAGCGAAACTGCTCGACGAAGAGCTGGAAACGTGGCGTAATCGACCGCTGGGGCAGGTGGAATACCTGATCCTCGACGCCCGCTATGAAAAAGTTCGCGTGGAGGGCAGCGTGCGGGACTGTGCCGTGCTGATTGCGATCGGCGTCCTGGCCAGCGGTCACCGGAGCGTGCTCGGAGTGTCTGTGTCGCTCTCCGAAGCCGAAGTCCATTGGCGTGAATTCCTGGGTTCACTCAACCAGCGCGGCCTGCATGGCGTGAAGCTGATCGTCAGTGATGCACACGAAGGCCTGAAAGCGGCACGACAGAACATGCTTGCTGGAACGCCCTGGCAGCGTTGCCAGTTCCATTTGATGCAAAACGCGATGCAATACGTTCCCAAGGTTCATTTGCGCAAACAGGTGAGCGAAGAATTACGCAATATCTTTAATGCCAGAGACCTGGATGATGCGCTGAATGAACTGAAACGGTTCGTTTCCACTCATGAAAAAACAGCTCCGAAACTGGCGAGTTGGGCGGAAGAAAACATCCCGGAAGGACTGACCGTATTCACCATCCCTGCCGGTCATCGCAAGCGGATGCGAACCACAAACATGCTGGAACGGCAGAATAAGGAATTAAAACGGCGTACCCGCGTAGCGGGACTGTTTCCCAATGAGGAGTCGTTGCTGAGGCTGGTGACCGCGGTCCTGGTGGAACTCAGCGACGACTGGGAAACCGGCATGAGATACCTGACAATTTAA
- a CDS encoding helix-turn-helix domain-containing protein: protein MEKSVFTQEYSILLRLLKETRKQLKVSQVELAKRLGQSQSFVSKCERGERRMDIIQLRTICHALGTTLPEFVKALESRLKQNQNQKKF from the coding sequence ATGGAAAAGTCCGTTTTTACCCAGGAATATTCAATCCTGCTTCGGTTACTGAAAGAAACCCGAAAGCAGCTAAAAGTTTCGCAAGTCGAATTAGCAAAACGGCTTGGGCAAAGCCAGTCATTCGTAAGTAAGTGCGAACGTGGAGAACGTCGTATGGATATCATTCAGCTACGGACTATATGCCATGCTTTAGGGACCACACTTCCGGAATTTGTGAAAGCTCTCGAGTCGAGATTGAAGCAGAACCAAAATCAAAAGAAATTTTAG
- a CDS encoding serine/threonine protein kinase has protein sequence MSDSQSDWQQLEAIVAQFEDSLHSNASSPIEDYLLQDGIDRSVLLTELVHTELEQRLKADQSVRVEEYVERFPELIQDHDSYQELIVAEYILRLRVNSHLDISEYESRFPQLRKSLIPRLQQAAKQDLPNRGNQSESWTESQLANQTTILPEGHQSARRRYGRYVVKEILGEGAFGQVLRAHDPKTERDVALKIPRHNLQPGSEEEKRFLREAKSIAALNHPNICPLYDFLETDDCVLLVMPYIDGRSLAERMKQENPTLDQSIKLVRQLALAMASAHDAGIVHRDLKPANILLDREGDQPVITDFGLSLFHQSDETKLTQQGQLLGTPAYMSPEQAGGETEIIGPASDIYSLGMILYELCTGELPFTGSVNQVIGQILSKKPMSPSSLNSSIRPELEQIILKAIAKKPEDRFSSMQEFATALKQLNTDDTAKVLPHLSISSNYKTAIGVAVLILVAIWWFSQLKPSDNQVTAIPQNPSTQPEISSPSLWANVDLVKEVQLPVDTVVGDWSKTQEGLRVSPGGFSRLSIPVQTEYDYQLELEFTRKLGTGEINLIFPVGKKSGMLSVGRDQWCGLALPYGHELGNHLPGHLPNFQRHQLLLKVATNNSRAFISADLNGSTIMSWRGSLESLSLRSDWQVQQHSFGLGAHQAEVVFHSLSLNVGEKGKFSQNRWKFHRTDRYLEPKNLLEEIDPSQDAFRGNWKTAQVPEKEHENKFRQELFIEGGSDFSSLILPVVPTGSYQLQVQLTRIQGNGEINLMLPVGEVYCMISLGKDGNQFGIQHVNGRYWDMRKTGLFANREKFTIEVDVQLEPDDQVTIHFQIDENEVFHWEGKQSELSIREMWRIYPKALGLGVDQDAVRFHKILFQSKSGETYLIEYQ, from the coding sequence ATGTCTGATTCACAATCAGATTGGCAACAACTGGAAGCGATTGTCGCACAGTTTGAAGACTCACTCCACTCGAATGCCTCATCCCCAATCGAAGACTATTTACTTCAGGATGGAATTGATCGATCAGTTTTGCTCACCGAACTTGTTCATACAGAATTGGAACAGAGGCTGAAAGCAGACCAATCAGTTCGAGTAGAAGAGTATGTGGAACGATTTCCGGAACTGATTCAAGATCACGATTCGTACCAGGAACTGATTGTCGCAGAGTATATTCTGCGATTAAGAGTCAACTCCCATTTAGATATTTCCGAATATGAATCGCGATTTCCGCAATTGAGGAAATCATTGATTCCTCGATTACAACAGGCAGCCAAACAAGATCTGCCAAATCGCGGCAACCAGTCAGAGTCCTGGACCGAATCACAACTGGCAAATCAGACCACAATTCTTCCAGAGGGACACCAGTCGGCGCGTCGCAGATATGGACGGTATGTGGTTAAAGAAATTCTGGGAGAAGGTGCTTTCGGACAGGTTTTACGAGCTCATGATCCTAAGACAGAGCGCGATGTCGCCTTGAAAATCCCCAGACACAATTTGCAACCTGGTTCTGAAGAGGAAAAACGGTTCCTGCGCGAAGCAAAATCAATTGCAGCACTCAACCATCCCAATATTTGTCCCCTTTATGATTTTTTAGAAACCGATGATTGTGTCCTGCTGGTGATGCCCTATATAGACGGGAGATCATTGGCAGAAAGGATGAAACAAGAAAATCCAACTCTGGATCAATCGATAAAGCTGGTTAGACAACTGGCTTTAGCAATGGCTTCTGCTCATGATGCGGGGATCGTGCATCGTGATCTGAAACCCGCCAATATTCTGCTTGACAGAGAAGGAGACCAACCGGTTATTACTGATTTTGGTTTATCTTTGTTTCACCAGAGCGATGAGACCAAATTGACGCAGCAGGGACAACTTCTCGGGACGCCTGCCTATATGTCTCCCGAACAGGCTGGGGGCGAGACAGAAATAATCGGACCTGCTAGCGATATTTATTCACTGGGGATGATCCTGTACGAGCTTTGTACTGGTGAGCTACCTTTTACCGGGTCGGTGAATCAGGTGATCGGTCAAATTCTCTCTAAAAAACCGATGTCCCCTTCCTCACTCAATTCCAGCATTCGTCCAGAGCTGGAGCAAATTATCCTAAAAGCAATCGCCAAGAAACCGGAAGACCGATTTAGCTCGATGCAAGAGTTTGCGACTGCGCTGAAACAACTTAACACTGATGATACAGCTAAAGTTTTGCCTCATCTATCCATTTCGAGTAATTACAAGACTGCAATTGGAGTTGCTGTTCTAATTCTTGTGGCCATCTGGTGGTTCTCGCAGCTGAAGCCATCAGATAATCAGGTAACCGCTATTCCACAAAATCCCTCGACACAACCAGAAATCTCTAGCCCCTCACTCTGGGCAAACGTTGATCTCGTGAAAGAAGTTCAACTGCCTGTAGACACTGTTGTTGGAGACTGGTCCAAGACTCAGGAGGGATTGAGGGTGTCTCCGGGAGGATTTTCTCGCTTGTCGATTCCCGTTCAAACAGAATACGACTACCAACTAGAGCTCGAATTCACTCGCAAACTGGGGACTGGAGAAATCAACCTGATCTTCCCAGTTGGCAAAAAGAGCGGAATGCTATCAGTGGGGCGTGATCAATGGTGTGGATTGGCACTTCCTTACGGACATGAACTCGGGAATCATCTTCCAGGACATCTTCCAAATTTTCAGCGTCACCAATTACTGTTAAAAGTAGCCACAAACAATTCACGGGCTTTCATTTCGGCAGATCTAAATGGCTCCACAATAATGAGCTGGCGGGGCTCCCTTGAGTCGCTTTCCCTGCGCAGTGATTGGCAGGTCCAGCAGCATAGTTTTGGTTTGGGTGCCCATCAGGCAGAAGTGGTTTTTCACAGTCTATCACTCAATGTTGGCGAGAAGGGGAAATTTTCTCAAAACCGCTGGAAGTTTCACAGGACCGATCGCTATCTAGAGCCAAAAAACTTACTGGAAGAAATCGATCCCAGCCAGGATGCATTTAGAGGAAACTGGAAAACCGCTCAGGTTCCAGAGAAAGAACACGAGAATAAATTCAGACAAGAACTTTTTATCGAAGGTGGAAGCGATTTCTCAAGCTTGATTTTGCCGGTGGTTCCGACAGGCAGCTACCAATTGCAGGTTCAACTGACTCGCATCCAGGGTAATGGGGAAATCAACCTCATGCTCCCTGTAGGAGAAGTCTATTGCATGATCTCTCTCGGTAAAGATGGGAATCAATTTGGAATACAACACGTCAATGGAAGATATTGGGACATGCGCAAAACAGGGCTATTTGCAAATAGAGAAAAATTTACCATAGAAGTGGATGTGCAATTGGAACCCGATGATCAAGTGACCATTCATTTTCAAATCGATGAGAATGAAGTATTTCATTGGGAAGGAAAACAATCGGAATTATCCATAAGAGAGATGTGGCGAATCTATCCCAAAGCCCTTGGACTTGGCGTTGACCAAGATGCTGTCCGGTTCCATAAAATCTTGTTTCAGAGCAAATCGGGTGAAACGTATCTGATCGAGTATCAGTAA
- a CDS encoding RNA polymerase sigma factor yields the protein MDSTSTFQLVMKRLGTGDEQAADEIFKRFTGRLLLLARSRLNARLQQKVDPEDILQSVYQSFFRRNQSDDFDLESWDGLWALLVTITVRKCAKQARYFRGKKRDISREDAIDLPTTENQATGGWELVSREPTSEQAVLLTEIVDHLMRPFDEQGQTMISMRLQGFREREISQEVNRSERTVRRILSRARIELVELLE from the coding sequence ATGGACTCCACATCCACATTTCAACTAGTCATGAAACGCTTGGGAACAGGAGACGAGCAGGCTGCCGATGAGATTTTCAAACGGTTTACAGGCAGATTACTGCTCTTGGCACGCTCCCGCCTCAATGCGAGGTTGCAACAGAAAGTAGATCCGGAAGATATTCTCCAGTCGGTTTATCAGAGTTTCTTTCGTCGAAATCAAAGTGATGATTTTGACTTGGAAAGTTGGGATGGGCTTTGGGCTTTGTTAGTCACAATCACAGTACGAAAATGTGCTAAACAGGCTCGGTACTTCCGAGGAAAGAAGCGAGACATTTCACGTGAAGACGCCATCGATCTACCAACAACTGAAAATCAGGCAACAGGTGGATGGGAGTTAGTTTCTCGTGAGCCCACTTCCGAGCAGGCAGTTTTACTGACAGAAATCGTTGATCACTTAATGCGCCCTTTTGATGAGCAGGGACAAACCATGATTTCCATGCGTCTTCAGGGATTTCGTGAGCGGGAAATCAGTCAGGAAGTCAACCGAAGCGAACGGACCGTACGCAGGATATTAAGCCGAGCCAGGATAGAACTCGTTGAATTACTGGAGTAG
- a CDS encoding FtsK/SpoIIIE domain-containing protein — MIPIQLGIDRLTDSQINIEPDQFRTHFHLIGATGSGKSTAIQTLLRPILMQPRSEMCALFLIDPMGNLSRDLLGWMANERLCPQHVRDRLVYIEPAREDVIMPFNPLSHTSEANRYYQTMRSVDIVLRAWAAQDVSQQPRLLQWTYKAFCAAAMMGLPIAMCKHLLHPGSPEHEAILNRIPGDIRFHWNDILGARGSEAVRILESTRNRLDPFFESTNLRRMFGCTRSLFDCERFIKERRIVILNLGKYGRLPGFVADTIGALALNEIVETASRLSTNAGKQAVDPTYVVMDEFQKYVSVDIEDALPTVRQMGLRLILAHQSFAQLDREDVDLTQMIWQARSRLMFANNARDADIIADELTKLTYESRKIKDILKSKKQLILGYRKEWLETESSTSTRSTSNMEQNSTGYSQSSGESIPPETYRPTKSKKDGRNSSTSKGHTHADSTGNSSGRSESNVPIHDTFEEISNITYESFEEQSLQWGKDIRRLQTGEAFGMFAGDPQVHFVNVDYLPLYDSPQLRDAVDTLIEKNFESDFFISATEADQEIELYRQQLLQGTLIQLTDQDYHVKPEVTSDEADESTDPFR; from the coding sequence ATGATTCCAATTCAACTGGGAATAGACCGGTTGACTGATTCTCAGATCAATATTGAACCGGATCAGTTTCGTACGCATTTTCACTTAATCGGAGCTACCGGTTCAGGAAAGTCGACCGCCATTCAGACATTATTACGGCCGATTTTGATGCAGCCACGATCAGAGATGTGTGCTCTCTTTCTAATTGATCCCATGGGCAATTTGTCCCGGGATTTACTCGGTTGGATGGCCAATGAACGACTTTGTCCTCAGCATGTGCGGGATCGCCTGGTTTACATCGAGCCAGCGCGGGAAGACGTCATCATGCCGTTTAATCCGCTTTCTCACACCTCTGAAGCAAATCGCTATTATCAAACAATGCGTTCGGTCGACATTGTGCTGCGGGCCTGGGCGGCTCAGGATGTTTCTCAGCAACCCCGTTTATTGCAGTGGACATACAAGGCCTTTTGTGCGGCAGCGATGATGGGACTACCAATTGCGATGTGCAAACATCTGTTGCATCCTGGATCACCGGAGCATGAAGCCATTCTGAACCGGATCCCTGGTGATATCCGCTTTCATTGGAATGATATTCTGGGAGCACGCGGCAGTGAAGCGGTGCGGATTCTGGAATCGACACGCAATCGACTGGACCCGTTTTTTGAATCCACCAACCTGCGTCGTATGTTTGGCTGTACACGAAGCCTCTTTGATTGCGAGCGTTTTATTAAAGAACGCAGGATTGTCATTCTCAACCTGGGAAAATACGGAAGGCTTCCTGGATTCGTTGCTGATACGATTGGTGCTTTGGCGCTCAATGAAATCGTGGAGACTGCCAGTCGACTTTCAACGAATGCAGGAAAACAGGCCGTTGATCCGACTTATGTTGTGATGGATGAGTTCCAAAAGTATGTCTCCGTTGATATTGAGGATGCCCTTCCTACTGTCAGGCAAATGGGACTGAGGTTGATTCTGGCCCATCAATCCTTTGCACAACTGGATCGGGAAGACGTGGATTTGACGCAGATGATCTGGCAAGCCCGTAGCCGGCTGATGTTTGCCAACAATGCCCGGGATGCCGACATCATTGCGGATGAACTGACCAAACTGACGTATGAATCCAGAAAAATCAAAGACATACTCAAGAGCAAAAAACAGTTGATTCTCGGTTACCGCAAAGAATGGCTCGAAACGGAATCGAGCACCAGTACCAGATCTACTTCCAATATGGAACAAAATTCAACCGGTTACAGTCAGTCCAGCGGCGAATCAATTCCACCAGAAACATATCGCCCGACAAAATCTAAAAAAGATGGCAGGAACTCTTCTACTTCAAAAGGTCATACGCACGCTGACAGTACAGGGAACTCCTCCGGACGCAGTGAGTCGAATGTACCGATCCATGATACGTTCGAGGAGATCAGCAATATCACCTACGAAAGTTTTGAAGAGCAGTCTCTGCAATGGGGCAAAGATATTCGCAGATTGCAGACGGGGGAAGCGTTTGGCATGTTCGCCGGTGACCCCCAAGTCCATTTCGTGAACGTCGATTATTTGCCTCTATACGACTCTCCTCAGCTGCGGGATGCCGTCGATACGCTCATCGAAAAGAATTTTGAATCAGATTTTTTCATCTCAGCTACTGAAGCAGATCAGGAAATCGAACTGTACCGTCAACAACTCCTACAGGGGACTCTGATTCAGTTGACCGATCAGGACTATCATGTCAAACCGGAAGTGACCAGTGATGAGGCGGATGAATCCACTGATCCGTTCCGTTGA
- a CDS encoding Ig-like domain-containing protein, whose translation MTVESTGADVVLNSGDDFLLSLGGSVIADTTITINIDPITDGAGATVDLLGNVDATLTTINGGDDSDIFNILPTSDSPINIVGGNPTLPGPGDTLNIDLSGVTNPALVLGATPGSGTFNFIAPDTELPVSFTSIEDVNTSAGAYHLVLDMVNSGFQNAADDTIDVGLDAGGNNLLIDINGGNFFTGDDADILSFTVLGSNDNDTLNINETAGGLPFFATAAPAGIPGSNGAHLNLAAETFLEDEFNPTTYDVNDITIHYDGKNGTDAINVNFLTDHNAGYFSDVLDGLGSGNIAAATTAGTDIDLGLSFANVEEVGLSGSGTGGGLHVDASSTPDTTGLNINDDGTPADGISQITGNGGFTDLLFEDFTDLQVLSGTGAETIDLIALDSATTLTNVELDADDVFAVDDTANDTIRVRSTPAGVLNVNVLGGLGDDLIQVFDAGSTVNNIFAALDVDGEGGNDTLIIVDSGDGTGDTFEVTSTTVDGLSSSAGTDVTYANIDNLNVTGTDGDDTINVNLGLQEDLNNVTINGAGGDDDSNVQNSTPAGVNTVLNGQAGNDEFFFLGSNVLRGFINGGGNVDTIDYSGYTPVVHVELTGLGTTDGFQGTENNGSILGTGIGGTGFDNINDLVGSAGVDTLEGPNLNNYWGVTSTDEGFIIAERNNLAIGRPTLPGDAIATPPEERLDFTSFQNLIGGTQDDRFDLSDGAGLTGSLDGDAGNDSLDYRDYTTGVNVDLFAGTATNIGGGLVAGTGGGDDDNSIENVFGGDGNDNITGDNDNNILGDGLGSDNLDGGGYGVGSENGGNDVFLMEPGAGGSADVITDIHGNDTVDFRFASQGIVFDVDIINTPQDVFGGNTVELRQLQPEQPDTNPSFMENVVGSEFDDYIFIDPLSQDGNYPIDGPPVLRSADGRGGTDTLDFDAKGQAVIDTGYSLTADGVGTVQYLNFENVTPFEDNPATIVDDGDLGFSLEGDWPYHPAGTAATTTGIGYEDDVHTMQSQLVDPVHYGDARAFWEFYGLTPGVYRVSVTWPASDNAFVIPTMATDAPYTVFDGSRNDVGTTAVDLGTFDLNQQLAPDDFQADGALWEDLGTFTINSRTLTVMLTNLADGLITADAVRIERVSAGPEVQLTDVTDVAAPPVVLVDGNPGGIDFGTTELLTDLTRTFEITNTGSAALNISNIVIPTGFTTTLTAQSVGVGATISFDITMDSTAFGDRSGLFSFDTDDVDEA comes from the coding sequence GTGACGGTCGAGTCAACCGGTGCGGATGTGGTCCTCAACTCCGGCGATGACTTCCTGCTCTCGCTGGGTGGTTCTGTCATTGCTGATACGACGATTACGATCAACATCGATCCGATTACCGATGGTGCCGGGGCGACGGTCGACCTGCTGGGGAATGTGGACGCGACGCTGACGACCATCAACGGCGGTGACGACAGCGATATCTTCAATATCCTGCCGACATCTGATTCGCCCATCAATATCGTGGGTGGCAATCCGACACTGCCGGGACCAGGGGACACTCTGAATATTGATCTGAGTGGGGTAACGAATCCTGCCCTGGTTCTGGGGGCAACGCCCGGTTCGGGAACCTTTAACTTTATCGCCCCGGATACCGAACTGCCTGTCAGCTTCACCAGCATTGAAGACGTCAATACCAGTGCCGGTGCCTACCACCTGGTGCTGGATATGGTCAATTCCGGCTTCCAGAACGCCGCCGATGACACGATTGACGTCGGCCTGGATGCGGGCGGGAACAACCTGCTAATCGACATTAACGGTGGCAACTTCTTCACCGGCGACGATGCCGATATCCTTTCCTTCACGGTATTAGGGTCCAACGACAACGACACCCTGAACATTAACGAAACCGCCGGCGGTCTGCCGTTCTTCGCGACCGCGGCACCTGCGGGGATTCCGGGTTCCAATGGCGCGCACCTGAACCTGGCCGCGGAAACGTTCCTGGAAGATGAGTTCAACCCCACCACTTACGACGTGAACGATATCACGATTCACTACGACGGGAAGAACGGAACCGACGCGATCAACGTGAACTTCCTCACCGATCACAACGCCGGTTATTTCTCGGACGTATTGGACGGTCTGGGCAGCGGTAACATCGCGGCTGCCACCACTGCCGGCACCGACATCGACCTGGGGCTCTCCTTCGCCAACGTCGAAGAGGTGGGCCTCTCCGGTTCGGGAACCGGTGGGGGCCTGCACGTGGACGCTTCTTCGACGCCCGACACGACCGGGCTGAATATCAATGATGACGGCACACCTGCCGACGGCATCTCCCAGATTACCGGGAACGGTGGTTTCACGGATCTCCTGTTCGAGGACTTTACCGATCTGCAGGTCCTGTCGGGAACCGGTGCGGAAACCATCGATCTGATCGCCCTCGACTCCGCCACGACCCTGACGAATGTCGAGCTGGATGCCGACGATGTGTTCGCGGTCGATGATACGGCCAACGACACGATCCGCGTCCGCAGCACACCGGCTGGTGTTTTGAATGTGAACGTGCTGGGTGGCCTGGGCGATGACCTGATTCAGGTTTTCGATGCCGGGAGCACGGTGAATAACATCTTCGCCGCCCTGGATGTGGACGGGGAAGGCGGCAACGACACGCTGATCATCGTCGATAGTGGCGACGGCACCGGCGACACGTTCGAAGTCACTTCCACGACTGTGGACGGACTCTCCAGCTCTGCCGGCACCGATGTGACGTATGCCAACATCGACAATCTGAACGTGACCGGCACCGACGGAGACGACACAATTAACGTCAACCTGGGCCTGCAGGAAGATCTGAACAACGTGACGATCAACGGTGCGGGCGGCGATGACGACTCCAACGTGCAGAACAGCACGCCGGCCGGTGTGAATACCGTACTTAACGGACAGGCCGGCAACGACGAGTTCTTCTTCCTGGGGAGCAACGTCCTGCGGGGCTTCATCAACGGGGGCGGCAACGTCGATACGATCGACTATAGCGGCTACACCCCGGTGGTGCACGTGGAACTGACGGGTCTGGGAACGACGGACGGCTTCCAGGGGACCGAAAACAACGGCAGCATCCTGGGCACCGGCATCGGGGGCACCGGCTTTGACAACATCAACGACCTGGTCGGTTCAGCCGGTGTGGACACGCTGGAAGGTCCCAACCTGAACAACTACTGGGGCGTGACTTCGACCGATGAAGGGTTCATCATCGCCGAACGGAACAACCTGGCGATTGGTCGTCCGACGCTGCCCGGCGACGCGATTGCGACTCCGCCGGAAGAGCGGCTGGATTTCACCAGCTTCCAGAACCTGATCGGGGGGACGCAGGACGACCGCTTCGATCTGAGCGACGGGGCTGGCCTGACCGGCAGCCTGGACGGGGACGCCGGTAACGACAGCCTGGACTACCGCGACTATACCACGGGCGTGAACGTCGACCTGTTCGCGGGCACCGCCACGAACATCGGCGGCGGCCTGGTCGCCGGCACCGGGGGTGGCGATGACGACAACAGCATCGAAAACGTCTTCGGCGGTGACGGCAACGACAATATCACCGGCGACAACGACAACAACATCCTGGGCGACGGCCTGGGCAGCGACAACCTGGACGGCGGCGGTTACGGCGTCGGCAGCGAAAACGGCGGCAACGACGTATTCCTGATGGAACCGGGGGCCGGCGGCAGTGCCGACGTGATCACCGATATCCACGGCAACGATACGGTTGACTTCCGCTTCGCCAGCCAGGGCATCGTGTTCGACGTGGACATCATCAACACCCCGCAGGACGTCTTCGGGGGGAACACGGTCGAGCTGCGTCAGCTGCAGCCCGAACAGCCGGACACGAACCCCAGCTTCATGGAAAACGTGGTCGGCAGTGAGTTCGACGACTACATCTTTATCGATCCGCTCTCCCAGGACGGCAACTACCCGATCGACGGACCGCCGGTCCTGCGTTCGGCCGACGGACGGGGTGGCACGGACACCCTGGACTTCGACGCCAAGGGGCAGGCCGTGATCGATACCGGCTACTCCCTGACGGCCGACGGGGTCGGGACAGTGCAGTACCTCAACTTCGAGAACGTGACCCCGTTCGAAGACAATCCCGCGACGATCGTCGATGACGGCGACCTGGGCTTCAGCCTGGAAGGGGACTGGCCTTACCATCCGGCGGGCACCGCCGCTACCACGACGGGCATCGGCTACGAAGACGATGTGCATACCATGCAGTCGCAACTGGTGGATCCGGTCCACTACGGCGATGCCCGGGCCTTCTGGGAATTCTACGGGCTGACCCCGGGCGTCTACCGCGTCTCGGTCACCTGGCCCGCTTCGGACAATGCGTTTGTGATTCCGACCATGGCGACCGACGCTCCGTATACCGTCTTCGACGGTTCCCGGAACGACGTTGGTACCACGGCGGTCGACCTGGGGACCTTCGATCTGAATCAGCAACTGGCCCCCGATGACTTCCAGGCCGACGGCGCCCTGTGGGAAGACCTGGGGACCTTCACGATCAACAGCCGGACGCTGACCGTGATGCTGACCAACCTGGCCGACGGCCTGATCACCGCCGATGCGGTTCGCATCGAACGGGTCTCCGCCGGTCCGGAAGTGCAGCTGACCGACGTGACGGACGTCGCGGCACCGCCGGTCGTCCTGGTGGACGGCAATCCGGGGGGCATCGACTTCGGCACGACCGAACTGCTGACCGACCTGACCCGGACATTTGAGATCACCAACACCGGCTCCGCTGCCCTGAACATCAGCAACATCGTGATTCCGACCGGCTTCACGACCACGCTGACGGCACAGAGCGTGGGGGTCGGTGCTACGATCAGCTTTGACATCACCATGGACTCGACCGCCTTCGGCGACCGGTCCGGTCTGTTCTCGTTCGACACCGACGACGTGGACGAAGC